A part of Rattus norvegicus strain BN/NHsdMcwi chromosome 4, GRCr8, whole genome shotgun sequence genomic DNA contains:
- the Lrrtm4 gene encoding leucine-rich repeat transmembrane neuronal protein 4 isoform X5 gives MGFRLITQLKGMSVLLVLFPTLLLVMLTGAQRACPKNCRCDGKIVYCESHAFADIPENISGGSQGLSLRFNSIQKLKSNQFAGLNQLIWLYLDHNYISSVDEDAFQGIRRLKELILSSNKITYLHNKTFHPVPNLRNLDLSYNKLQTLQSEQFKGLRKLIILHLRSNSLKTVPIRVFQDCRNLDFLDLGYNRLRSLSRNAFAGLLKLKELHLEHNQFSKINFAHFPRLFNLRSIYLQWNRIRSVSQGLTWTWSSLHTLDLSGNDIQAIEPGTFKCLPNLQKLNLDSNKLTNVSQETVNAWISLISITLSGNMWECSRSICPLFYWLKNFKGNKESTMICAGPKHIQGEKVSDAVETYNICSDVQVVNTERSHLAPQTPQKPPFFPKPTIFKSDAIPATLEAVSPSPGFQIPGTDHEYEHVSFHKIIAGSVALFLSVAMILLVIYVSWKRYPASMKQLQQHSLMKRRRKKARESERQMNSPLQEYYVDYKPTNSETMDISVNGSGPCTYTISGSRECEV, from the coding sequence GTTTCCGTCTAATCACGCAGCTGAAAGGCATGAGTGTGCTTCTGGTGCTATTTCCCACCCTGCTGCTGGTTATGCTGACCGGGGCGCAGAGAGCTTGCCCAAAGAACTGCAGATGTGATGGCAAGATTGTATACTGTGAGTCTCACGCCTTTGCAGACATCCCTGAGAACATTTCCGGAGGGTCACAAGGTTTATCCTTAAGGTTCAACAGCATTCAGAAACTCAAATCCAATCAGTTTGCCGGCCTTAACCAGCTTATATGGCTTTATCTTGACCATAATTACATTAGCTCAGTAGATGAAGATGCCTTTCAAGGGATCCGCAGACTGAAAGAATTAATTCTAAGCTCCAACAAAATTACCTATCTGCACAATAAAACATTTCACCCAGTCCCCAACCTCCGCAACCTGGATCTCTCCTACAACAAACTTCAGACCTTACAATCTGAGCAGTTTAAAGGCCTCCGGAAACTTATCATTTTGCACTTGCGATCTAATTCTCTAAAGACTGTGCCCATAAGGGTTTTTCAAGACTGCCGGAACCTTGACTTTCTGGATTTGGGTTACAATCGTCTCAGAAGCTTATCTCGAAATGCATTTGCTGGTCTTCTGAAGTTGAAAGAGCTTCATCTGGAGCATAATCAGTTTTCCAAGATCAACTTTGCTCATTTTCCTCGTCTCTTCAACCTGCGGTCCATTTACCTGCAATGGAACAGGATCCGCTCTGTCAGTCAAGGCCTAACGTGGACCTGGAGTTCCTTGCATACCTTGGATTTATCAGGGAATGACATCCAAGCAATCGAGCCTGGCACGTTCAAATGCCTCCCCAATTTGCAGAAATTGAATTTGGATTCCAACAAGCTCACCAATGTCTCCCAGGAGACTGTCAATGCGTGGATATCCTTAATATCCATCACCTTGTCGGGAAACATGTGGGAATGTAGTCGGAGCATCTGCCCTCTCTTCTACTGGCTGAAGAACTTCAAAGGGAATAAAGAAAGTACCATGATATGTGCAGGGCCTAAGCACATACAGGGTGAGAAGGTTAGCGATGCTGTGGAGACTTACAATATCTGCTCTGATGTCCAGGTGGTCAACACAGAAAGATCACACCTGGCGCCTCAAACTCCCCAGAAGCCCCCGTTCTTCCCCAAACCTACCATCTTCAAATCGGATGCCATCCCAGCCACACTGGAGGCAGTGAGCCCATCCCCGGGCTTTCAAATTCCAGGTACGGATCATGAGtatgagcatgtgtcttttcacAAAATCATTGCAGGGAGCGTGGCTCTGTTCCTCTCGGTGGCCATGATTCTCCTGGTGATCTATGTGTCTTGGAAACGGTACCCAGCCAGCATGAAACAACTCCAACAGCACTCACTTATGAAGAGGAGACGGAAAAAGGCGAGGGAGTCCGAGAGACAAATGAATTCCCCTTTACAGGAATACTACGTGGACTACAAGCCGACGAACTCTGAGACCATGGATATATCGGTTAATGGATCTGGTCCCTGCACATATACCATCTCTGGCTCCAGGGAGTGTGAGGTATGA
- the Lrrtm4 gene encoding leucine-rich repeat transmembrane neuronal protein 4 isoform X4 yields MGFRLITQLKGMSVLLVLFPTLLLVMLTGAQRACPKNCRCDGKIVYCESHAFADIPENISGGSQGLSLRFNSIQKLKSNQFAGLNQLIWLYLDHNYISSVDEDAFQGIRRLKELILSSNKITYLHNKTFHPVPNLRNLDLSYNKLQTLQSEQFKGLRKLIILHLRSNSLKTVPIRVFQDCRNLDFLDLGYNRLRSLSRNAFAGLLKLKELHLEHNQFSKINFAHFPRLFNLRSIYLQWNRIRSVSQGLTWTWSSLHTLDLSGNDIQAIEPGTFKCLPNLQKLNLDSNKLTNVSQETVNAWISLISITLSGNMWECSRSICPLFYWLKNFKGNKESTMICAGPKHIQGEKVSDAVETYNICSDVQVVNTERSHLAPQTPQKPPFFPKPTIFKSDAIPATLEAVSPSPGFQIPGTDHEYEHVSFHKIIAGSVALFLSVAMILLVIYVSWKRYPASMKQLQQHSLMKRRRKKARESERQMNSPLQEYYVDYKPTNSETMDISVNGSGPCTYTISGSRECEVELKHATRKSQPCLMCFAHCYTSIENI; encoded by the exons GTTTCCGTCTAATCACGCAGCTGAAAGGCATGAGTGTGCTTCTGGTGCTATTTCCCACCCTGCTGCTGGTTATGCTGACCGGGGCGCAGAGAGCTTGCCCAAAGAACTGCAGATGTGATGGCAAGATTGTATACTGTGAGTCTCACGCCTTTGCAGACATCCCTGAGAACATTTCCGGAGGGTCACAAGGTTTATCCTTAAGGTTCAACAGCATTCAGAAACTCAAATCCAATCAGTTTGCCGGCCTTAACCAGCTTATATGGCTTTATCTTGACCATAATTACATTAGCTCAGTAGATGAAGATGCCTTTCAAGGGATCCGCAGACTGAAAGAATTAATTCTAAGCTCCAACAAAATTACCTATCTGCACAATAAAACATTTCACCCAGTCCCCAACCTCCGCAACCTGGATCTCTCCTACAACAAACTTCAGACCTTACAATCTGAGCAGTTTAAAGGCCTCCGGAAACTTATCATTTTGCACTTGCGATCTAATTCTCTAAAGACTGTGCCCATAAGGGTTTTTCAAGACTGCCGGAACCTTGACTTTCTGGATTTGGGTTACAATCGTCTCAGAAGCTTATCTCGAAATGCATTTGCTGGTCTTCTGAAGTTGAAAGAGCTTCATCTGGAGCATAATCAGTTTTCCAAGATCAACTTTGCTCATTTTCCTCGTCTCTTCAACCTGCGGTCCATTTACCTGCAATGGAACAGGATCCGCTCTGTCAGTCAAGGCCTAACGTGGACCTGGAGTTCCTTGCATACCTTGGATTTATCAGGGAATGACATCCAAGCAATCGAGCCTGGCACGTTCAAATGCCTCCCCAATTTGCAGAAATTGAATTTGGATTCCAACAAGCTCACCAATGTCTCCCAGGAGACTGTCAATGCGTGGATATCCTTAATATCCATCACCTTGTCGGGAAACATGTGGGAATGTAGTCGGAGCATCTGCCCTCTCTTCTACTGGCTGAAGAACTTCAAAGGGAATAAAGAAAGTACCATGATATGTGCAGGGCCTAAGCACATACAGGGTGAGAAGGTTAGCGATGCTGTGGAGACTTACAATATCTGCTCTGATGTCCAGGTGGTCAACACAGAAAGATCACACCTGGCGCCTCAAACTCCCCAGAAGCCCCCGTTCTTCCCCAAACCTACCATCTTCAAATCGGATGCCATCCCAGCCACACTGGAGGCAGTGAGCCCATCCCCGGGCTTTCAAATTCCAGGTACGGATCATGAGtatgagcatgtgtcttttcacAAAATCATTGCAGGGAGCGTGGCTCTGTTCCTCTCGGTGGCCATGATTCTCCTGGTGATCTATGTGTCTTGGAAACGGTACCCAGCCAGCATGAAACAACTCCAACAGCACTCACTTATGAAGAGGAGACGGAAAAAGGCGAGGGAGTCCGAGAGACAAATGAATTCCCCTTTACAGGAATACTACGTGGACTACAAGCCGACGAACTCTGAGACCATGGATATATCGGTTAATGGATCTGGTCCCTGCACATATACCATCTCTGGCTCCAGGGAGTGTGAG GTTGAATTAAAGCATGCCACCAGGAAGTCACAGCCATGTCTCATGTGTTTTGCTCATTGTTATACCAGCATAGAGAACATCTAA
- the Lrrtm4 gene encoding leucine-rich repeat transmembrane neuronal protein 4 isoform X3: MPGFRLITQLKGMSVLLVLFPTLLLVMLTGAQRACPKNCRCDGKIVYCESHAFADIPENISGGSQGLSLRFNSIQKLKSNQFAGLNQLIWLYLDHNYISSVDEDAFQGIRRLKELILSSNKITYLHNKTFHPVPNLRNLDLSYNKLQTLQSEQFKGLRKLIILHLRSNSLKTVPIRVFQDCRNLDFLDLGYNRLRSLSRNAFAGLLKLKELHLEHNQFSKINFAHFPRLFNLRSIYLQWNRIRSVSQGLTWTWSSLHTLDLSGNDIQAIEPGTFKCLPNLQKLNLDSNKLTNVSQETVNAWISLISITLSGNMWECSRSICPLFYWLKNFKGNKESTMICAGPKHIQGEKVSDAVETYNICSDVQVVNTERSHLAPQTPQKPPFFPKPTIFKSDAIPATLEAVSPSPGFQIPGTDHEYEHVSFHKIIAGSVALFLSVAMILLVIYVSWKRYPASMKQLQQHSLMKRRRKKARESERQMNSPLQEYYVDYKPTNSETMDISVNGSGPCTYTISGSRECEVELKHATRKSQPCLMCFAHCYTSIENI; this comes from the exons GTTTCCGTCTAATCACGCAGCTGAAAGGCATGAGTGTGCTTCTGGTGCTATTTCCCACCCTGCTGCTGGTTATGCTGACCGGGGCGCAGAGAGCTTGCCCAAAGAACTGCAGATGTGATGGCAAGATTGTATACTGTGAGTCTCACGCCTTTGCAGACATCCCTGAGAACATTTCCGGAGGGTCACAAGGTTTATCCTTAAGGTTCAACAGCATTCAGAAACTCAAATCCAATCAGTTTGCCGGCCTTAACCAGCTTATATGGCTTTATCTTGACCATAATTACATTAGCTCAGTAGATGAAGATGCCTTTCAAGGGATCCGCAGACTGAAAGAATTAATTCTAAGCTCCAACAAAATTACCTATCTGCACAATAAAACATTTCACCCAGTCCCCAACCTCCGCAACCTGGATCTCTCCTACAACAAACTTCAGACCTTACAATCTGAGCAGTTTAAAGGCCTCCGGAAACTTATCATTTTGCACTTGCGATCTAATTCTCTAAAGACTGTGCCCATAAGGGTTTTTCAAGACTGCCGGAACCTTGACTTTCTGGATTTGGGTTACAATCGTCTCAGAAGCTTATCTCGAAATGCATTTGCTGGTCTTCTGAAGTTGAAAGAGCTTCATCTGGAGCATAATCAGTTTTCCAAGATCAACTTTGCTCATTTTCCTCGTCTCTTCAACCTGCGGTCCATTTACCTGCAATGGAACAGGATCCGCTCTGTCAGTCAAGGCCTAACGTGGACCTGGAGTTCCTTGCATACCTTGGATTTATCAGGGAATGACATCCAAGCAATCGAGCCTGGCACGTTCAAATGCCTCCCCAATTTGCAGAAATTGAATTTGGATTCCAACAAGCTCACCAATGTCTCCCAGGAGACTGTCAATGCGTGGATATCCTTAATATCCATCACCTTGTCGGGAAACATGTGGGAATGTAGTCGGAGCATCTGCCCTCTCTTCTACTGGCTGAAGAACTTCAAAGGGAATAAAGAAAGTACCATGATATGTGCAGGGCCTAAGCACATACAGGGTGAGAAGGTTAGCGATGCTGTGGAGACTTACAATATCTGCTCTGATGTCCAGGTGGTCAACACAGAAAGATCACACCTGGCGCCTCAAACTCCCCAGAAGCCCCCGTTCTTCCCCAAACCTACCATCTTCAAATCGGATGCCATCCCAGCCACACTGGAGGCAGTGAGCCCATCCCCGGGCTTTCAAATTCCAGGTACGGATCATGAGtatgagcatgtgtcttttcacAAAATCATTGCAGGGAGCGTGGCTCTGTTCCTCTCGGTGGCCATGATTCTCCTGGTGATCTATGTGTCTTGGAAACGGTACCCAGCCAGCATGAAACAACTCCAACAGCACTCACTTATGAAGAGGAGACGGAAAAAGGCGAGGGAGTCCGAGAGACAAATGAATTCCCCTTTACAGGAATACTACGTGGACTACAAGCCGACGAACTCTGAGACCATGGATATATCGGTTAATGGATCTGGTCCCTGCACATATACCATCTCTGGCTCCAGGGAGTGTGAG GTTGAATTAAAGCATGCCACCAGGAAGTCACAGCCATGTCTCATGTGTTTTGCTCATTGTTATACCAGCATAGAGAACATCTAA